The segment ACGCGCGGAACACGCGGTCGGTGAAGCCCGAGAAGACGAGACCGCCGGCGGTCGCGACCGGTGCGGCGTCGTAGCCGTAGTCGTACCCGAACTCCCACGCGACGTCGCCGGTGACGGGGTCGAACGCGGTCAGGGCGCCGAGCCGATCGAACCAGTCCTCATCCTGCGTCTCGCCGCTTTCGAACCAGTAGGCGCGGTCGCCGGGCGCCCAATCCTCGGGCATCGTTTGCGCCTTGTAGCGAATGCACGCCATTTGGTTCGGCCGGTAGTAGAGGCCGGTGTCGTGGCTGAACGCGGGCGGCGCGATGTGCGCCCAACGAAGGCCAGGGCACATGCGGTAGTACTCGCCCGCTTGCATCGCTTCACGAGCATCGTCACTGATGATGGGGTTGAACTCCTCGTCGTATCCGAGGTGGACCGTGACCTCTTCGGCGCCTTGGTGCGCTTCGAGGATGTCGCCGCTCAGTGCGTCGACGACGAGAATCCATCCGCCCGTCGTGGCCATGACGGCCACCCGCCGGTCTTCGCCCTCGTACTCCACGTTGGTGAACATCGGGACCGTGTGTTGGTCCATGTCCCACTCGTCACCCGGGACGACCTGGTGGTACCAGCGGATCTCGCCGGTGTCGGCGTCCAAGGCCACCCAACTCGCGCTGTAGAGATCCTGGCTCACGTTGCCGTCCGGGTCGGCGCGGCGCTCGTCGACGCGGTCCCACGGAGTGGGCTGACCGGTGCCGTACAGCACGGTGTTGGAGACGGGGTCGTAGGCGCCCGCGTTCCAGGCGGACGCCCCACCGATGCCGGCCTCCCAGGAGGGCGGGTTCGTCCACGTGGCGTAGGCGGGGTCGTCGGGGCTCATGGGGACGATGTCGAACGTCCACAACAACTCCCCGTCCTCCAGGCCGACGGAGTGGATCTTGCCGGGCGCTCCGCCGTTGTCCGCGCCGTTCGGTGCGCCGATGATGCGGTCGCCCGCGAAGATGGGGTTGGTGGAGAACCCCTCGTTGCGCTCCTCCTGCGTGAGGGGCGCGTACCAGAGCTCGTCGCCGGTTTCGGCGTCCAGGGCGACCATCGCACCGTGGCTGAGCGTGGCGAACACCTTGCCGTCGAGCACGACCGGGGCGCCCCGCACGGCGGTGTCGGTGATGACGTCCCCGATGTTCGGCGAGAAGTACTCCCACAGGACGTTCCCGTTGGTGGCGTCGAGGGCGAGCACGCCGGCTTCGATCGGGACGTACATGATGCCGTTCCACACCGACGGAGACCCTTGGTGCGACTGCTGGAAGCCGAGATCGCGAGCCCACGAGATGGCCAGGTCGCCGACGTTGCCGGTATCGATCTGGTCGAGAGGGCTGTAGCGCGTTTGGGACGCGTCACGCCCGAGCTGCGGCCACTCGCCGGGAGGCGGATCGATCAGGTCGTCGACGGTCTGGCTGAACGCGGGCGAGAGGCCGAACGCCAGGATGAGCGCGAGCGCGAAGGTACCGAAGCGTGGGTTCATAAGGGCGACTCTCCGTTTCCGTATCGGTGCAGGTTCGTGCGGTGCCGTCCGACCGTGGATGCGCCCACGGGTGGACGAGGTCGTCGAGCGGTGGTCCGCGATGCGCGCCTGGGACGTTGTCACGCCCTGCCTGTCGCGGC is part of the Trueperaceae bacterium genome and harbors:
- a CDS encoding PQQ-binding-like beta-propeller repeat protein translates to MNPRFGTFALALILAFGLSPAFSQTVDDLIDPPPGEWPQLGRDASQTRYSPLDQIDTGNVGDLAISWARDLGFQQSHQGSPSVWNGIMYVPIEAGVLALDATNGNVLWEYFSPNIGDVITDTAVRGAPVVLDGKVFATLSHGAMVALDAETGDELWYAPLTQEERNEGFSTNPIFAGDRIIGAPNGADNGGAPGKIHSVGLEDGELLWTFDIVPMSPDDPAYATWTNPPSWEAGIGGASAWNAGAYDPVSNTVLYGTGQPTPWDRVDERRADPDGNVSQDLYSASWVALDADTGEIRWYHQVVPGDEWDMDQHTVPMFTNVEYEGEDRRVAVMATTGGWILVVDALSGDILEAHQGAEEVTVHLGYDEEFNPIISDDAREAMQAGEYYRMCPGLRWAHIAPPAFSHDTGLYYRPNQMACIRYKAQTMPEDWAPGDRAYWFESGETQDEDWFDRLGALTAFDPVTGDVAWEFGYDYGYDAAPVATAGGLVFSGFTDRVFRAFDASNGDVLFEQTLTAGSRGGTITYEVDGTQYVATLIGLNAPSAGAIADYNPNVDQPLPVAGNAAVFVFALR